The sequence GATCTGCGGCAACGGCTTCTTCAAGCCGAACATCTCAACCATCGTCGGCTCGCTGTACCCACCGGGTAGTCCCCGGCGCGACGGCGGTTTCACCATCTTCTATATGGGTGTCAATCTCGGGGCGGCAATGTCGCCCCTGTTGTGCGGCTACATCGGCGAGACGATCGGCTGGCATTACGGCTTCGGCTTGGCCACTATTGGAATGCTTGTCGGTATCGCGGTTTTCGTGGCTCCCTCACTCGTGTCGCAGGTTTCGATGTTCTTCCTGGCCCTGGCCGCCGCATTCAACATCTTTGTCGTATCGGACATGAAGCTGCCGAACGAAGCGTTTCGGATGTATCCGAATTACGTCCTCCTTGCCGCCCTTGTGCTGGCCGGCTGGCTGACGTTTCGCGAACTCGGGCAGGGCAGGATTCGCGAGTCGCTCTCGAGCGCCTGGCTCGCACGAATTGTCATCATGGCAGGGGCCATTGCGGCGGCGGCGGTTCTTTTCTGGCAACACCCCGACAACCCGTTCTCGAGCGCCGTCAATGTGTTCGTCGGATTCTCGCTCCTGGTCGCCGCCGTCGTGGCCTGGGTGGCCCTGGGACGCGGCGGCCTGCCCAAGGAGGCCGGCGCACCACCCGACGTTGAACGTCTTCGTCGCCCCGTTCTCGGTTTACTCAGTGCCGAATCGGCCGTGTATCTGGGCACCCTGCTGTCCGTGAGCGTCTTTGTGCTTCTGGTTTCGGGATTCGCCGTCTTCAGAGTCGATCTGCGTCCGCTGACGCTGATATCCGACGAGTACACCAGGCGGCTTGCGACCAGCGAGCACGCCCTCGTACAGATTCTTGCCGTCTTCGTTCAGGAAATGAGCCGGCCGGCCGGACTGGCACTGTTGCTCGCGGGCCTGGCGGCCATTGTCTATCTGGCCCTCGAGGTCTTCCGGCTCGACAGGATCCCCCGACAGCGGATGTTCGTCGTGCTGATCCTGACCTTCTTCCAGATGCTGTTCTGGGCGTTCTTCGAGCAGGCCGGCAGTTCCGTCAACAACTTCACCGATCGCAACGTGGACCGGGTCATCGAGGAGTACCGCATCACGGCCGACCAAGTCGGCCGGACAATCGAAATCCAGCCCACCCAGGAACAGCTCGGCTACCACAACGGCAGTCAACTCTTCACCCTGAACATCCTCGATCAACTGCGCAAGGAGAACAAGGACAAGCCCGACTTTACCATCACATGGGAAGTCGCAGAGGACAATGTGGGGATGGGCGTGGCCGGTCGCGTCGCCGAGATCCCGACCAGCACGTTTCAGTCGGTCAACCCCATCTTCATTCTGCTTTTCGGCCTCCTGTTCACCGCCCTGTGGGGTTTTCTGGGCAAGCGGGGCTGGGAGCCGAGCACGCCGGTCAAGTTCTCGCTCGGACTGCTTCAACTCGGATTGGGTTTTGCCGCCTTCTGGTACGGTGCCCAGACCTCGAACGAGCGCGGTATGGTGCTCCTTGCGTGGCTGTATCTCGGCTACCTCCTTCAGACCACGGGCGAACTCTGTCTCTCGCCCGTGGGCCTGTCGATGATCACCAAGCTTTCACCCGGCCATCTGGTCAGTACGGTCATGGGCACCTGGTTCCTGGCCACCGCATACTCGCAATACCTGGCGGCGATCATCTCCCAGTTCACGGGCGT is a genomic window of Phycisphaerae bacterium containing:
- a CDS encoding oligopeptide:H+ symporter, with the protein product MIAADASTPPSRTVFGHPAGLFTLFFAEMWERFSFYGMRALLVLYMLKGFLEYGDSDAYAVYGSYCALVYMTPFFGGMLADRLLGARRAVVLGGLLMAAGHLMMTVQTGVGFFSALALLICGNGFFKPNISTIVGSLYPPGSPRRDGGFTIFYMGVNLGAAMSPLLCGYIGETIGWHYGFGLATIGMLVGIAVFVAPSLVSQVSMFFLALAAAFNIFVVSDMKLPNEAFRMYPNYVLLAALVLAGWLTFRELGQGRIRESLSSAWLARIVIMAGAIAAAAVLFWQHPDNPFSSAVNVFVGFSLLVAAVVAWVALGRGGLPKEAGAPPDVERLRRPVLGLLSAESAVYLGTLLSVSVFVLLVSGFAVFRVDLRPLTLISDEYTRRLATSEHALVQILAVFVQEMSRPAGLALLLAGLAAIVYLALEVFRLDRIPRQRMFVVLILTFFQMLFWAFFEQAGSSVNNFTDRNVDRVIEEYRITADQVGRTIEIQPTQEQLGYHNGSQLFTLNILDQLRKENKDKPDFTITWEVAEDNVGMGVAGRVAEIPTSTFQSVNPIFILLFGLLFTALWGFLGKRGWEPSTPVKFSLGLLQLGLGFAAFWYGAQTSNERGMVLLAWLYLGYLLQTTGELCLSPVGLSMITKLSPGHLVSTVMGTWFLATAYSQYLAAIISQFTGVKSDNQAGGMVIPPPTETVHLYGNVFGKIAIAAVISALICFALVPLLKRWMHQEQQSEPTTQA